In the Nitrospirales bacterium LBB_01 genome, one interval contains:
- a CDS encoding aspartate carbamoyltransferase catalytic subunit — MRKHLIDIKSTSVEDIKLILDTASSFKDVLNRDIKKVPALRGKTAVNLFFEPSTRTKTSFELAEKRLSTDVINFAVPTSSVVKGETLYDTIKTIESYGVDFIIIRHQSSGVPHFITSFSDASVINAGDGINEHPTQALLDAFTLMEKKGAIEGLKIAVVGDIFHSRVARSNIFCLRKLGAEVRIVAPDTLIPKGIENEGVQIYNNLEDGISGVDAIMMLRIQNERQSGGFLSSKDEYFRFWGLTSKRLKRAKPDCIVMHPGPMNRGVEIDSEVADSAQSVIHDQVINGLAVRMAVLYLLSTA, encoded by the coding sequence ATGAGAAAACATCTGATAGACATCAAAAGCACATCTGTTGAGGATATTAAACTGATACTTGATACGGCGTCATCATTTAAAGACGTTTTAAACAGAGACATTAAGAAGGTTCCTGCACTTAGGGGTAAAACCGCCGTTAATCTTTTTTTTGAACCCTCCACGCGGACTAAAACATCTTTTGAGCTAGCAGAAAAAAGACTCAGTACCGATGTCATTAATTTTGCTGTTCCTACAAGCAGTGTTGTTAAAGGCGAGACTCTCTATGACACCATCAAAACAATTGAATCATACGGCGTTGACTTTATAATCATACGGCATCAATCAAGCGGTGTGCCGCACTTTATAACATCGTTTTCTGACGCCTCTGTTATTAACGCCGGAGACGGAATTAATGAGCATCCCACACAAGCGCTCCTTGACGCTTTTACTTTAATGGAGAAAAAAGGAGCTATAGAGGGACTTAAGATTGCCGTTGTCGGGGATATTTTTCACAGCAGAGTGGCACGCTCTAATATTTTTTGCTTACGGAAACTCGGCGCTGAGGTTCGCATCGTTGCCCCAGACACTTTGATACCTAAGGGGATTGAAAACGAGGGCGTTCAGATATATAATAACCTTGAAGACGGCATAAGCGGAGTTGACGCCATCATGATGCTGCGAATTCAAAACGAACGTCAAAGCGGCGGATTTCTAAGCTCCAAAGACGAATATTTCCGCTTCTGGGGGCTAACCTCAAAGCGCTTAAAAAGGGCAAAACCCGACTGCATTGTCATGCACCCGGGTCCCATGAACAGAGGAGTTGAAATTGACTCTGAGGTAGCCGACAGCGCTCAGTCTGTAATACACGATCAGGTTATTAACGGTCTTGCCGTCAGAATGGCGGTTCTTTATCTGCTTAGCACCGCGTAA
- the carA gene encoding glutamine-hydrolyzing carbamoyl-phosphate synthase small subunit: protein MLKAALVLSDGLVFEGESFGASGETKGEVVFNTSLTGYQEILTDPSYTGQIVVMTYTQMGNYGVNLEDIESKGGPKVEGFIVKENFDYHSNWRSNGSLDNYLKDHGIVGIQGIDTRALTSHLRDNGSMMGIIAAGEHNAEYLLKKIRAHDGIAGIDLVKGVSTKSNYSWNEKLWEWGKEKQRSSHLYQIIDRAKPKVVVYDFGIKFNILRSLFNTGFDITVVPADTSADDVLNMSPDGIFLSNGPGNPESVTYAIDNVSKLIGKKPIFGICLGHQIIGLALGGKTYKLKFGHHGGNHPVKDIESGRVEITSQNHNYCVDIDSLKGKVELTHVNLYDNTAEGMQHSEYPLFSVQYHPEAGPGPNDSMYLFRRFYDMVEKNV, encoded by the coding sequence ATGCTAAAGGCAGCGCTTGTGCTTTCCGATGGTCTGGTTTTTGAGGGAGAGAGTTTTGGCGCCTCTGGTGAAACCAAAGGTGAGGTTGTGTTTAACACCTCATTGACAGGATATCAGGAGATTCTAACCGACCCCTCATACACAGGGCAAATTGTAGTCATGACATACACCCAGATGGGTAACTACGGGGTTAACCTGGAGGATATTGAATCTAAGGGCGGCCCAAAAGTTGAGGGTTTTATCGTAAAAGAGAATTTTGACTACCACAGCAATTGGCGCTCTAATGGCTCCCTTGATAACTATTTAAAAGACCACGGCATAGTAGGCATTCAAGGAATAGACACGCGCGCTCTGACCTCACACCTCAGAGACAACGGCTCTATGATGGGAATTATCGCTGCAGGAGAGCATAATGCCGAGTATTTATTAAAGAAAATAAGAGCGCATGATGGAATTGCGGGCATTGATTTAGTTAAAGGCGTCAGCACAAAATCAAACTACAGCTGGAATGAAAAGCTGTGGGAATGGGGCAAAGAAAAACAACGCAGCAGTCATTTGTACCAGATAATTGATAGGGCTAAGCCTAAAGTTGTGGTCTATGATTTTGGCATAAAATTTAACATATTGCGGAGTTTGTTTAACACAGGGTTTGATATAACTGTGGTGCCGGCAGATACATCAGCCGATGATGTGCTTAACATGTCCCCCGATGGGATATTTCTAAGTAACGGTCCCGGCAACCCCGAGTCTGTAACGTACGCCATTGATAACGTAAGTAAACTAATCGGCAAAAAGCCAATATTTGGTATATGCCTTGGACATCAAATCATAGGGCTGGCATTGGGCGGGAAAACGTATAAATTAAAGTTTGGTCACCACGGCGGAAATCATCCGGTTAAAGATATTGAAAGCGGAAGGGTGGAAATCACATCACAAAACCACAACTACTGCGTTGACATTGACTCACTTAAGGGCAAAGTGGAACTTACTCACGTTAACCTATATGACAACACGGCTGAGGGGATGCAGCATAGCGAATACCCATTGTTTTCCGTGCAGTATCATCCTGAGGCAGGCCCAGGGCCAAACGACTCTATGTATCTATTTAGGCGTTTCTATGATATGGTTGAAAAAAATGTGTAA
- a CDS encoding dihydroorotase — protein sequence MTNFLIKNGHITDPSQGIDAVGCVLITDGRVEKISVGADSIKVNDSIVTVVEAAGLHVFPGFVDIHAHLREPGFEYKETIRTGTLAAARGGFTSVCPMPNTKPVNDNETVTEFIVRKALMEGYCDVFPIGAITKGQEGKELAEMGMMKTAGCVGFSDDGKPVMNSLIMRRALEYSKVFSSPVISHAEDANLSEGGVMNEGYLSTILGLRGIPAESEIIMIKRDIDLASLTGGRLHVAHVSTAGGVRAIREAKKDGINVTAETCPHYFSITEDAVSGYNTNGKVNPPLRTQRDVEAVREGLSDDTIDVIATDHAPHHRDDKMCEFDRAAFGISGFETAFALSIRLVHDGVLTLSRLIQKMTSQPAMILNIDKGTLKEGKDGDIVVVDMGLEFTVESEQFLSKGKNTPFLGWQLKGQPVLTINRGRVTYNNISEKR from the coding sequence ATGACGAATTTTTTAATTAAAAACGGACACATTACAGACCCATCACAGGGAATAGACGCTGTTGGGTGTGTGTTAATCACAGATGGTAGGGTTGAAAAAATATCTGTCGGAGCAGATTCAATCAAGGTCAATGATTCTATTGTAACTGTGGTTGAAGCGGCAGGGCTGCATGTTTTCCCGGGATTTGTTGATATACACGCTCACTTAAGAGAGCCCGGGTTTGAGTACAAAGAAACCATTCGTACCGGCACACTTGCCGCAGCACGCGGCGGGTTTACCTCCGTCTGCCCAATGCCAAACACAAAGCCCGTAAACGATAACGAAACTGTCACCGAGTTTATCGTTAGAAAGGCTCTGATGGAGGGCTATTGCGATGTGTTTCCTATTGGCGCCATTACAAAGGGACAGGAGGGCAAGGAGCTTGCCGAAATGGGTATGATGAAAACGGCAGGATGCGTCGGATTTTCTGATGACGGAAAGCCGGTTATGAACTCTCTTATAATGAGACGAGCGCTTGAATACTCTAAAGTGTTCTCCTCTCCGGTAATTTCTCATGCTGAGGATGCCAATTTATCCGAGGGCGGAGTGATGAACGAAGGATACTTGTCAACCATTCTTGGTCTTAGGGGGATTCCTGCCGAGTCTGAGATTATCATGATTAAGCGAGATATTGATTTAGCTTCTCTTACAGGAGGCAGACTTCATGTAGCACATGTCTCAACTGCTGGCGGCGTCAGGGCAATCAGAGAGGCTAAAAAAGACGGGATAAATGTTACAGCCGAAACCTGCCCTCATTATTTTAGTATAACTGAGGATGCCGTCTCAGGCTATAACACAAACGGTAAGGTTAACCCGCCGCTTAGAACTCAACGTGACGTGGAGGCGGTAAGAGAGGGTTTAAGCGATGATACAATTGATGTCATTGCCACTGACCATGCACCTCATCACAGAGACGACAAGATGTGTGAGTTTGACAGGGCGGCATTTGGGATTTCAGGTTTTGAAACTGCGTTTGCTCTAAGCATCAGACTGGTGCATGACGGAGTTTTAACTCTGAGCAGATTAATTCAAAAGATGACCAGTCAACCGGCAATGATATTAAACATAGATAAGGGGACACTAAAAGAGGGTAAAGACGGTGACATTGTGGTGGTTGATATGGGGCTGGAATTTACAGTAGAAAGCGAGCAGTTTTTATCAAAAGGCAAAAACACTCCCTTTTTAGGATGGCAGCTAAAGGGACAGCCGGTTTTGACCATAAACCGCGGCAGAGTTACATACAATAATATTTCGGAGAAACGCTAA